Proteins encoded by one window of Desulfuromonas sp.:
- a CDS encoding tyrosine recombinase XerC, whose amino-acid sequence MRQLIERFDRHLGVERNLSEHTRCAYRRDLEAFRVFAEKHLEARGEELVRGIDHLLLRRYLAELHGRNKKSTIGRKLASLRTFLRYLVREGVLQANPAEMTSSPRQERYLPQTLSVDEAFVLLDGAQQVDLRTLRDRAILETLYSCGLRVGELTGLDVGSVDLEQSLVRVLGKGGKERIVPVGRQALGALRLYLEARGTPGRGEPMFLNVRGGRLTARSIQRNLKTQLLRAGIAKPATPHALRHSFATHLLDGGADLRAIQELLGHASLSTTQKYTQVSVDRLMAVYDQSHPRSRKK is encoded by the coding sequence TTGCGTCAACTGATTGAGCGATTCGACAGGCACCTGGGGGTGGAGAGGAACCTCTCCGAGCACACCCGCTGCGCCTACCGGAGGGACCTGGAGGCCTTCCGGGTTTTTGCCGAGAAGCACCTCGAGGCTCGGGGGGAGGAGCTGGTGCGCGGGATCGACCATCTGCTGCTGCGCCGCTACCTTGCCGAGCTGCACGGCCGCAACAAGAAGAGCACCATCGGCCGCAAGCTGGCGAGCCTGAGGACTTTTCTGCGCTACCTGGTGCGGGAAGGGGTGCTGCAGGCGAACCCCGCGGAGATGACCTCTTCGCCCCGCCAGGAGCGCTACCTGCCCCAGACCCTGTCCGTCGACGAGGCCTTCGTCCTCCTTGACGGGGCGCAGCAGGTCGACCTCCGGACCCTGCGCGACCGGGCTATCCTGGAAACCCTCTACTCCTGCGGTCTTCGCGTGGGGGAATTGACCGGCCTCGACGTCGGAAGCGTCGACCTGGAACAGAGCCTGGTGCGGGTTCTCGGCAAGGGAGGCAAGGAGCGGATCGTCCCGGTCGGGCGCCAGGCTTTGGGAGCCCTTCGCCTTTACCTTGAGGCCCGGGGAACCCCGGGACGGGGGGAGCCGATGTTCCTCAACGTCCGGGGCGGGCGCCTCACCGCTCGCAGCATCCAGCGCAACCTCAAAACCCAGCTTCTTCGGGCCGGGATCGCCAAGCCGGCCACCCCCCATGCCCTGCGCCACTCTTTTGCCACCCACCTGCTCGACGGCGGGGCCGACCTGCGTGCCATCCAGGAACTGCTCGGCCACGCCTCCCTCTCCACCACCCAGAAGTACACCCAGGTCAGTGTCGACCGCCTGATGGCCGTCTACGACCAGTCCCACCCCAGGAGCCGGAAAAAGTAA
- a CDS encoding NAD(P)H-binding protein: protein MEPSRRVLVTGATGFIGRRLVEALLKEGFVVRCLSRRAEEGFAPGAEGVMGDLLEPASLEGALKDVDTAYYLVHALGEGREGFRRRDREAAENFVAAAEEAGLRRTIYLGGLGESGNHLSEHLASRLEVAETLRKAAFPVTVLRAAVIIGAGGASYEILRSLVRRLPLLAIPTAIDTRCQPIAVEDVIAYLVGCLKDERTAGQTFDIGGPEVLSYHEMLERLARVAGTLNLYLPLPLLPVRLFAYGVALATPVKASVAIPLIEGLKNEVVCRDERIRELLPLSQTPFDEAVRRALTEEYAARPARPG, encoded by the coding sequence ATGGAACCGAGCAGACGGGTCCTCGTGACCGGCGCGACGGGCTTTATCGGCCGGCGCCTTGTGGAGGCGCTTCTGAAGGAAGGGTTCGTCGTCCGCTGCCTGTCGCGCAGAGCGGAAGAGGGCTTTGCGCCCGGGGCCGAAGGGGTCATGGGCGACCTGCTGGAGCCCGCCTCCCTGGAAGGGGCCCTGAAGGATGTCGATACGGCCTACTACCTGGTCCACGCCCTGGGCGAAGGGAGGGAGGGGTTCCGCCGCCGAGACCGCGAGGCGGCGGAAAACTTCGTGGCCGCCGCAGAAGAAGCCGGGCTGCGCAGGACGATCTACCTCGGGGGCCTCGGAGAGAGCGGCAACCACCTCTCCGAACACCTGGCCAGCCGCCTGGAGGTGGCGGAGACCCTGCGCAAGGCGGCATTTCCGGTCACGGTGCTGCGAGCGGCCGTGATCATCGGCGCGGGCGGGGCGTCGTATGAGATCCTCCGCTCCCTGGTGCGGCGCCTGCCCCTGCTGGCCATTCCAACGGCCATCGACACCCGCTGCCAGCCGATCGCGGTGGAGGACGTCATCGCCTACCTGGTCGGCTGCTTGAAGGACGAGCGCACCGCGGGACAGACCTTCGACATCGGCGGCCCGGAAGTCCTTTCCTACCACGAAATGCTCGAGCGCCTCGCCCGCGTGGCCGGGACCCTCAATCTCTACCTGCCCCTGCCCCTGCTTCCGGTGCGCCTCTTCGCCTACGGAGTCGCCCTGGCCACGCCGGTCAAGGCTTCGGTGGCGATTCCCCTCATCGAGGGGCTGAAAAACGAGGTGGTCTGCCGCGACGAGCGCATTCGGGAGCTGCTGCCCCTCAGCCAGACCCCCTTTGACGAAGCGGTGCGCCGCGCCCTGACGGAGGAGTACGCCGCTCGGCCGGCCCGACCCGGCTGA
- a CDS encoding HAD family hydrolase codes for MLTSLDQVRSIVFDLDGTLYTSPAIVEEIQAAAEMMVADSRGVSRSKGRELLRLARRRLAEELEQEPTLTRTCLEMGIEVREFHRALRQQIHPERHLSPDPVLCALLDSLREHCDLYIYTNNSLALAGKILALLGVEEQFARLYTIEFAWTPKPDPDTLQRILEDIGGPAESFLFIGDRRQVDLSLPESLGIPTLLIGETSDLLQIHKLLGIIP; via the coding sequence ATGCTGACCAGCCTCGATCAGGTGCGTTCGATTGTTTTCGACCTCGACGGAACCTTGTACACGTCCCCGGCCATTGTCGAGGAAATCCAGGCCGCCGCCGAGATGATGGTCGCCGACTCGCGCGGGGTCTCCCGCAGCAAGGGGCGGGAGCTGCTGCGCCTCGCCCGCAGGAGGTTGGCCGAGGAACTGGAGCAGGAGCCGACCCTGACCCGGACCTGCCTGGAGATGGGGATCGAGGTTCGCGAGTTCCACCGGGCCCTGCGGCAGCAGATCCACCCCGAACGCCATCTCTCTCCCGACCCGGTTCTCTGCGCTCTGCTCGATTCGTTGCGCGAGCACTGCGATCTCTACATCTACACCAACAACAGTCTGGCGCTGGCCGGGAAGATCCTCGCCCTGCTCGGGGTCGAAGAGCAGTTCGCGCGCCTCTATACCATCGAGTTCGCCTGGACTCCCAAGCCCGATCCCGACACCCTTCAACGGATTTTGGAGGACATCGGAGGCCCCGCGGAGAGCTTTCTCTTTATCGGCGACCGTCGCCAGGTCGACCTGTCCCTCCCCGAATCGCTCGGCATCCCCACGCTTTTGATCGGCGAGACCTCTGACCTGCTCCAGATCCACAAACTCCTCGGCATCATTCCCTGA
- a CDS encoding rhomboid family intramembrane serine protease, translating to MNHNPFFSRPGPAGTNWHWRLRRWKRTFGNFFRSEGAPGHTGPSLTRIIIFANLALYTLMVLQGTAAGLGLRPILSPTTYLLIHSGAQYWPLVLVEGEWWRCLTYAFTHGGLIHLAFNMVVLYQVGPLVESEIGPSRFLFLYTLAALTGTAAGYFWHPMTPVVGASGSLFGLIGFAVAYYHRMGPPGHHIRNFMFQWAAFAFVFGLVVGADNAGHLGGALGGAALGLVLPLGVRGRRTAAPLFNLLGGLSLAAVLVSLAMLVISWFARSG from the coding sequence TTGAATCACAACCCCTTTTTTTCCCGGCCCGGGCCGGCGGGCACCAACTGGCATTGGCGCCTGCGTCGCTGGAAGCGGACCTTCGGCAATTTCTTCCGCTCCGAGGGCGCCCCGGGCCACACCGGCCCGTCCCTGACCCGCATCATCATCTTCGCCAACCTGGCGCTCTACACTCTCATGGTCCTGCAGGGGACCGCCGCCGGGCTCGGCCTGCGCCCGATCCTCAGCCCCACCACCTACCTCCTGATCCACTCCGGGGCCCAGTACTGGCCCCTGGTCCTGGTGGAGGGGGAGTGGTGGCGCTGCCTGACCTACGCCTTCACCCACGGCGGGCTTATCCACCTCGCTTTCAACATGGTGGTTCTCTACCAGGTCGGGCCGCTCGTCGAGTCTGAAATCGGGCCCTCCCGCTTCCTGTTCCTCTATACCTTGGCCGCCCTGACCGGCACTGCCGCAGGCTACTTCTGGCACCCGATGACCCCGGTGGTCGGCGCCTCGGGATCGCTCTTCGGCCTGATCGGATTCGCAGTGGCCTACTACCATCGCATGGGCCCGCCGGGACACCACATCCGCAATTTCATGTTCCAGTGGGCGGCCTTCGCCTTCGTTTTCGGCCTGGTGGTCGGCGCCGACAACGCCGGGCACCTCGGCGGGGCCCTCGGCGGGGCGGCCCTCGGCCTGGTCCTTCCCCTGGGCGTCCGCGGCCGGCGCACGGCGGCCCCCCTGTTCAACCTCCTCGGAGGGCTCAGCCTGGCGGCCGTCCTTGTCAGCCTCGCCATGCTCGTCATCTCGTGGTTCGCCCGCTCGGGCTAA
- a CDS encoding ferritin family protein, translated as MKDLSFTEIVQVAIRKEEESEKFYQKAARMAYRSGIREMFLELAGEEAGHRKLLLGLGSGSAPEGHPEDVPDLRISEYLVEPPLTETMHYDEILRMAMKREEKAVHLYEHLLAKVQDEEGRKLVTYLLEQEHRHKFRLEGEYDENVLEEN; from the coding sequence ATGAAAGATCTCTCTTTCACCGAAATCGTCCAGGTCGCCATCCGCAAGGAGGAGGAGTCCGAAAAATTTTACCAGAAGGCCGCCCGGATGGCCTATCGCTCGGGAATCCGCGAGATGTTCCTGGAGCTGGCCGGCGAGGAGGCCGGTCACAGAAAACTGCTCCTGGGCCTCGGGTCCGGCTCGGCTCCCGAAGGCCACCCCGAGGACGTTCCCGATCTGCGCATCAGCGAGTACCTTGTCGAGCCCCCCCTTACCGAGACAATGCACTACGACGAGATCCTGCGCATGGCCATGAAGCGGGAGGAGAAGGCCGTCCATCTCTACGAGCACCTGCTCGCCAAGGTTCAGGACGAGGAGGGGCGCAAGCTCGTCACCTATCTCCTGGAGCAGGAGCATCGGCACAAGTTCCGCCTTGAGGGGGAATACGACGAAAACGTGCTGGAGGAAAACTAG
- a CDS encoding DUF362 domain-containing protein, producing MKERVSLLAVPGYERSAMEDALSRLLAPLGGMGAFVRPGQKVLLKPNMLAGKAPEKAVTTHPELVRGVIRLVQEAGGIVSVGDSPGLGSPRHVAGRSGILDVIEETGARFAPFDESVRIRSGGGTFQELELARDVLEADVVINLPKLKTHQMMGMTCAVKNLFGAVVGMRKIRLHLQAGTDKAFFALMLLEIAERVRPALSIVDAVVGMEGNGPGSGDPVQIGALLAGTDPLAVDIAATELLGLRPDAVWTLKVARERRELPEVESVGAEPKALRPRSFRPAKSTDVNFGLPPILKNPLRRHLTAMPEADPERCELCGLCVKHCPPQAMQIDRGHLLIDTRRCIGCFCCQELCPHGAILTRQGLLLRLARFLGGR from the coding sequence ATGAAAGAGCGCGTCTCTCTGCTCGCCGTCCCCGGCTACGAGCGTTCCGCGATGGAAGATGCCCTGTCCCGCTTGCTCGCCCCCCTCGGCGGCATGGGGGCCTTCGTGCGCCCGGGGCAGAAGGTCCTGCTCAAGCCGAACATGCTCGCGGGCAAGGCCCCCGAAAAGGCCGTCACCACCCATCCCGAGCTGGTCCGGGGAGTGATCCGTTTGGTCCAGGAGGCGGGGGGGATCGTCTCGGTGGGCGACTCGCCCGGCCTCGGCTCGCCGCGGCATGTGGCCGGCCGGAGCGGAATCCTCGATGTGATAGAGGAGACCGGGGCGCGCTTCGCCCCCTTCGACGAGTCGGTGCGAATCCGCAGCGGGGGGGGCACCTTTCAGGAGCTCGAGCTGGCCCGTGACGTCCTCGAAGCCGACGTCGTCATCAACCTCCCCAAACTCAAGACCCACCAGATGATGGGCATGACCTGCGCGGTCAAAAACCTCTTCGGCGCGGTGGTCGGCATGCGCAAGATCCGCCTCCACCTCCAGGCGGGCACCGACAAGGCCTTTTTCGCCCTGATGCTGCTGGAGATTGCCGAGCGCGTCCGCCCCGCCCTCTCCATCGTCGACGCGGTGGTCGGCATGGAGGGGAACGGCCCGGGCAGCGGCGACCCGGTTCAGATCGGCGCACTTCTGGCCGGAACCGACCCCCTCGCGGTGGACATCGCGGCGACCGAGCTGCTCGGCCTGCGCCCCGATGCGGTCTGGACCCTGAAGGTCGCGAGGGAGCGCCGAGAGCTGCCGGAGGTGGAGAGCGTCGGCGCCGAGCCCAAAGCCCTGCGGCCGCGAAGCTTTCGTCCGGCCAAGTCGACGGACGTCAACTTCGGCCTGCCCCCCATTCTCAAGAACCCCCTGCGCCGGCACCTGACCGCCATGCCGGAAGCGGACCCGGAACGATGCGAGCTGTGCGGGCTTTGCGTGAAGCACTGCCCCCCGCAGGCGATGCAAATCGACCGGGGACACCTGCTCATCGACACCCGGCGCTGCATCGGCTGCTTCTGCTGCCAGGAGCTCTGTCCGCACGGCGCCATCCTCACCCGCCAGGGCCTGCTCCTTCGCCTGGCCCGCTTTCTAGGCGGCCGCTAG
- the ybaK gene encoding Cys-tRNA(Pro) deacylase, whose translation MAKDKSPVTPAIRMLRQHSVPFTPRLYPYEEKGGTSVSARELGVEEHAVVKTLVMEDEAKRPLVVLMHGDREVSTKELARVIGVKSVSPCDAAMAQKHSGYLVGGTSPFGTRKAMPVYVEETILALETIFINGGKRGFLVEIDPGDLARLLDPTPVKVGI comes from the coding sequence ATGGCCAAGGACAAATCCCCCGTCACCCCGGCGATCCGCATGCTTCGCCAGCACTCGGTCCCCTTCACCCCCCGCCTCTACCCCTACGAGGAAAAGGGAGGCACCTCCGTCTCCGCCCGGGAGCTGGGGGTGGAGGAGCACGCGGTGGTCAAGACCCTGGTCATGGAAGACGAGGCGAAGCGCCCCCTGGTCGTCCTGATGCACGGCGACAGGGAGGTCTCCACCAAGGAATTGGCCCGGGTCATCGGGGTGAAGAGCGTCTCCCCCTGCGATGCGGCGATGGCGCAGAAGCATTCGGGCTACCTGGTCGGCGGGACCTCCCCTTTCGGCACCCGCAAGGCGATGCCGGTCTACGTCGAGGAGACGATCCTGGCCCTGGAGACGATTTTCATCAACGGCGGAAAGCGCGGCTTCCTCGTCGAAATCGACCCCGGCGACCTGGCGCGCCTGCTCGACCCGACCCCGGTGAAGGTCGGTATCTGA
- a CDS encoding alpha/beta fold hydrolase has protein sequence MSILFSFLSGVMGVVFIVVAAVVVLSCTIAWYEYANREPQLVEDRFSGGRLAFALGLIASETLCLAASVLVHPLGWTAPREKMVRAEEQTPVIFLHGLFHNRACWLWLKYRLRRRGVNALYTLNLPPWKDVETLTERVAKKVDELRHATGVDKVSLVGHSMGGIIARNYLQLRGGADKVAMCVLLGTPNAGSKLAPFALSPLGKLVLPGSPFLHRLAEAPLPPETRVTSIYSRHDNIILPFESARLEGSRNEELAGMGHTALLYRSRVFETLLNALRKEEP, from the coding sequence ATGTCTATTCTTTTCAGCTTCTTGAGTGGTGTCATGGGGGTGGTCTTCATTGTCGTGGCGGCTGTCGTTGTGCTGAGCTGCACGATCGCCTGGTACGAATACGCCAACCGGGAGCCGCAGCTGGTCGAAGACCGGTTTTCCGGGGGACGCCTCGCCTTCGCCCTGGGGCTGATCGCCTCCGAGACCCTCTGCCTGGCCGCCTCCGTCCTGGTGCATCCCCTCGGCTGGACCGCCCCCCGGGAGAAAATGGTTCGCGCCGAAGAGCAGACTCCGGTGATCTTTCTCCACGGCCTGTTTCACAACCGCGCCTGCTGGCTGTGGTTGAAGTACCGCCTGCGCCGGCGGGGGGTGAACGCCCTCTACACCCTCAACCTGCCCCCCTGGAAGGACGTGGAGACCCTGACCGAGCGCGTCGCCAAGAAGGTCGATGAACTGCGCCACGCAACCGGAGTGGACAAGGTCAGCCTGGTGGGCCATTCGATGGGCGGCATCATCGCCCGCAACTATCTGCAACTTCGCGGGGGGGCCGACAAGGTGGCGATGTGCGTCCTGCTCGGAACCCCAAACGCTGGATCCAAGCTGGCCCCCTTTGCCCTCTCCCCCCTGGGAAAGCTCGTACTTCCCGGATCCCCCTTTCTGCACCGACTGGCCGAGGCGCCCCTCCCCCCGGAGACCCGGGTGACCTCCATCTACAGCCGTCACGACAACATCATCCTCCCCTTTGAAAGCGCCCGCCTGGAGGGGAGCCGCAACGAGGAGCTGGCCGGCATGGGTCACACCGCCCTGCTCTACCGCTCCCGGGTCTTCGAGACGCTGCTGAACGCGTTGCGAAAGGAAGAGCCATGA
- a CDS encoding peroxiredoxin has product MLQVGQPAPDFTLEGVDGKDFREVSLSDYRGRWVVLFFYPLDFTFVCPTEIVGFNERYPEFKKLGAEILGASVDSKFSHLAWISQELGELHYPLLSDITKEVARNYGILIEQQGVSLRGLYIVDPDGVLRYELVHDLNVGRSVDETLRVLGALQTGELCPIDWRQGIKTLGKG; this is encoded by the coding sequence ATGTTGCAGGTTGGTCAACCGGCGCCCGATTTTACCCTTGAGGGCGTGGACGGCAAGGACTTCAGGGAGGTTTCTCTCTCCGACTACCGCGGCAGGTGGGTGGTCTTGTTCTTCTATCCTCTCGATTTCACCTTTGTCTGTCCGACTGAAATCGTCGGTTTCAACGAGCGTTACCCCGAGTTCAAGAAGCTCGGCGCCGAGATCCTCGGTGCCAGCGTCGACTCCAAATTCTCCCACCTCGCCTGGATCAGCCAGGAGTTGGGGGAGCTCCATTACCCCCTGCTTTCGGACATCACCAAGGAGGTCGCGCGCAACTACGGCATTCTTATCGAGCAGCAGGGGGTCAGCCTGCGCGGGCTCTACATTGTTGATCCCGACGGCGTCCTGCGCTACGAACTCGTCCACGACCTGAACGTGGGACGCAGTGTCGATGAGACCCTGAGGGTGCTGGGGGCGCTGCAGACCGGGGAGCTTTGCCCGATCGACTGGAGGCAGGGCATCAAGACCCTGGGCAAGGGCTGA
- a CDS encoding SAM-dependent methyltransferase, protein MSQEQAAAGQLELEAFIRRRIAEAGGITFAEYMGHCLYHPEYGYYMAPRERIGKGGDFFTSSSVHSLFGRLVGRQFLQMGELLGGDGFTVAEQGAGEGHLALDILDALAEESPEFYRTLRYRLVEISPDNRDRQERLLAAHRERVEWCTLDELQGMEGCFLSNELVDAFPVHLVEKRDGALREVFVVSEGDGFAEELRAPSTPDIAGRFTGLGMELAEGNRAEVNLESTRWMRRVGGLLGRGFVLTIDYGYPAAELYSPLRRSGTLLCYHRHRTSEDPLRNVGLQDITAHVDFTSLQNSGEEAGLDSLYFGHQYQFLLGLGFVEGLLQLQARETDEKRARALRLTLKNLIMPDGGMGETFKALVQGKGVGRPQLLCSRSIGDISLPAGMF, encoded by the coding sequence ATGAGTCAAGAGCAGGCTGCAGCCGGCCAGCTGGAGCTGGAGGCGTTCATCCGCCGGCGCATCGCCGAGGCAGGGGGAATCACCTTTGCCGAATATATGGGCCACTGCCTCTATCACCCCGAGTACGGCTACTACATGGCCCCCCGGGAGCGGATCGGCAAGGGGGGGGACTTCTTCACCTCCTCCAGCGTGCATTCCCTCTTCGGCCGGCTGGTCGGCCGCCAGTTCCTGCAGATGGGGGAACTTCTCGGAGGGGACGGTTTCACCGTCGCCGAGCAGGGGGCCGGGGAGGGGCACCTGGCCCTCGATATTCTGGACGCTCTCGCCGAGGAGAGTCCCGAGTTTTACCGGACGCTTCGCTACCGCCTCGTGGAGATCAGCCCCGACAACCGCGACCGGCAGGAACGGCTGCTGGCCGCCCATAGGGAGCGGGTCGAGTGGTGCACCCTGGACGAATTGCAGGGGATGGAAGGCTGTTTCCTGTCCAATGAACTCGTGGATGCCTTCCCCGTTCACCTTGTCGAGAAGCGCGACGGCGCCCTCCGGGAAGTGTTCGTCGTCTCCGAGGGGGACGGCTTCGCAGAGGAATTGCGTGCCCCTTCCACCCCGGATATCGCCGGGCGCTTCACCGGACTGGGGATGGAACTCGCAGAGGGGAACCGGGCCGAGGTCAACCTGGAGTCGACTCGCTGGATGCGCCGTGTCGGGGGCCTGCTCGGCCGCGGCTTCGTTCTCACCATCGACTACGGGTATCCCGCCGCAGAACTGTACTCCCCCCTGCGCCGGTCAGGCACCCTGCTGTGTTACCATCGCCACAGGACCAGCGAGGACCCTCTCCGGAATGTCGGCTTGCAGGACATCACCGCTCACGTCGATTTCACCTCTTTGCAGAACTCAGGCGAGGAGGCGGGTCTGGACTCTCTCTATTTCGGGCACCAGTACCAGTTTCTCCTGGGGCTCGGCTTTGTCGAGGGACTGCTCCAGTTGCAGGCGCGGGAGACCGACGAGAAACGGGCGCGGGCCCTGCGCCTGACTCTCAAGAACCTCATTATGCCCGATGGGGGGATGGGGGAGACCTTCAAGGCCCTGGTCCAGGGCAAGGGGGTCGGTCGTCCGCAACTGCTCTGCAGCCGTTCGATCGGCGACATCTCCCTGCCGGCGGGGATGTTTTGA
- a CDS encoding secondary thiamine-phosphate synthase enzyme YjbQ: MTVIEVVSRQQVELIDVTAEVRRAIRESGARSGLAVLFVPHTTAAVTINENADPDVVRDLAMELNKIVPFEDNYRHAEGNSAAHLKSSLVGAGETLLVENGEPVLGTWQGIYFCEFDGPRRRRLHIKVQAG; encoded by the coding sequence ATGACCGTCATCGAGGTCGTCAGCCGACAGCAGGTCGAGTTGATCGACGTCACCGCCGAGGTACGCCGTGCGATCAGGGAAAGCGGCGCCCGCTCGGGCCTGGCCGTCCTGTTCGTCCCCCACACCACCGCAGCGGTGACCATCAACGAAAACGCCGACCCCGACGTGGTCCGCGACCTGGCCATGGAACTGAACAAGATCGTCCCCTTCGAGGACAACTACCGCCACGCCGAGGGCAACAGCGCCGCCCATCTCAAAAGCTCCCTCGTGGGAGCCGGCGAAACGCTTCTCGTGGAGAACGGGGAGCCGGTCCTGGGAACCTGGCAGGGGATCTACTTCTGCGAGTTCGACGGCCCCCGCAGGCGCCGGCTTCACATCAAGGTCCAGGCCGGATGA
- a CDS encoding NifU family protein gives MKEKVQEALNLVRPALQADGGDVELVDVTEDGIVSVKLTGACGSCPMSTMTLKMGIEKTLKERIPEVKEVVQV, from the coding sequence ATGAAAGAGAAAGTCCAGGAAGCTCTGAATCTGGTTCGTCCCGCCCTGCAGGCCGACGGCGGCGACGTTGAACTGGTGGATGTCACCGAAGACGGCATCGTCAGCGTCAAGCTCACCGGGGCCTGCGGGTCGTGCCCCATGTCCACCATGACCCTCAAGATGGGGATCGAAAAGACCCTCAAAGAGAGGATTCCCGAGGTCAAAGAGGTGGTGCAGGTCTGA
- a CDS encoding outer membrane protein transport protein translates to MNRRWAKKRNCFVIFLAVLFFSAAQAHSSGYAVYTHGAAALGQGNAVTAHGSDPSVVFFNPALLNGLEGTQVLLGTTLIFPSREFESDLSGRRLETDSTVFTPSTLYISHKLNEQFSAGLGVFNPFGLGTKWDEDWEGRYITTESTLKTFNINPALSYRVAPRLTLAAGLDILLLDATLEKRLKSSSLGIPLSFDIGQKFDGDGTGLGYNLGLALRINDDFTFGASYRSKVEVDIEGEATFTFPAGLPDGIPSGKQPPVDGKSDITLPQQFHAGICYEGLEDLTLETGLRWEGWSDFERLKIALETGQTDTTDRDWKDVFAYNIGARYRLSPGASVLAGYLYGNTPVPDKTFDPTIPDSDAHVFSIGSELTLRRFKVAASYAYQLFEDRKKKNAVPLSSAEPIDKADGSYESDLHMLGASVTYLF, encoded by the coding sequence ATGAACAGACGTTGGGCAAAAAAAAGAAACTGCTTTGTTATCTTCCTGGCCGTTCTGTTTTTCTCCGCCGCCCAGGCCCACTCTTCCGGATATGCGGTCTATACCCACGGCGCAGCGGCGCTGGGCCAAGGCAACGCGGTCACCGCCCATGGCTCCGATCCCTCGGTCGTATTCTTCAACCCCGCCCTGTTGAACGGCTTGGAAGGAACCCAGGTCCTGCTCGGCACGACCCTGATCTTTCCCTCCCGCGAATTCGAAAGCGACCTTTCGGGACGCCGTCTCGAAACCGACAGCACCGTCTTCACCCCCAGCACCCTGTACATCTCCCACAAACTCAATGAGCAATTCAGCGCGGGCCTTGGAGTCTTCAACCCCTTCGGCCTGGGAACAAAATGGGATGAGGACTGGGAGGGCCGTTACATCACCACTGAATCGACACTGAAGACCTTCAATATCAACCCCGCCCTCTCCTACCGAGTCGCCCCCCGCCTGACCCTGGCGGCGGGCCTTGACATCCTTCTCCTCGATGCCACCCTGGAGAAGCGCTTGAAGTCCTCCTCCCTGGGGATTCCCCTCTCCTTCGACATCGGGCAGAAGTTCGATGGGGACGGAACCGGTCTCGGCTACAACCTGGGCCTTGCGCTCAGGATCAACGATGACTTTACCTTTGGCGCATCTTACCGCAGCAAGGTCGAAGTCGACATCGAAGGCGAGGCCACGTTCACCTTTCCCGCCGGACTCCCCGATGGAATCCCCTCCGGGAAACAGCCCCCTGTCGATGGAAAATCGGACATAACCCTCCCCCAGCAGTTCCATGCGGGCATCTGCTATGAAGGGTTGGAGGACCTGACCCTGGAGACCGGCCTGCGCTGGGAGGGGTGGTCCGATTTCGAGCGGTTGAAGATCGCGCTCGAGACCGGCCAGACAGACACCACCGACCGGGACTGGAAGGACGTCTTCGCCTACAACATCGGAGCCCGATATCGGCTCTCGCCCGGAGCCTCGGTTCTCGCCGGGTACCTGTACGGAAACACCCCCGTCCCCGACAAAACCTTCGATCCCACCATCCCCGACAGCGATGCCCACGTCTTCAGCATCGGCAGCGAATTGACCCTGCGCCGGTTCAAGGTCGCCGCGAGCTACGCCTACCAGCTTTTCGAGGACCGGAAAAAGAAGAACGCGGTTCCCCTTTCCTCGGCGGAACCGATCGACAAGGCCGACGGCAGCTACGAATCGGACCTGCACATGCTCGGAGCCAGCGTCACCTACTTGTTCTGA